A region of Salvelinus alpinus chromosome 6, SLU_Salpinus.1, whole genome shotgun sequence DNA encodes the following proteins:
- the LOC139579767 gene encoding girdin-like yields MIQLTQYKGTNGIVPKRFQTSSLNNLTKERDQLQTRYNTLTKERDQLQTRYNTPTKERDELQTRYNTLTKERDQLQTRYNTPTKERDQLQTRYNTLTKERDQLQTRYNTLTKERDQLQTSYNTRTKERDQLQTRYNNLTKERDQLQTRYNNLTKERDPLQTRYNNLTKEKDQLQTSSNTLTKERDQLQTSSNTLTKEKDQLQTSYNTLTRERDQLQTSYNTLTKERDQLQTSYNTLTKERDHLKEELNKQSGGKNLENDCFVVLQIC; encoded by the exons ATGATTCAGCTTACCCAGTACAAAGGAACCAATGGGATAGTCCcaaag AGATTCCAGACGTCCAGTTtgaacaacctgactaaagagagagaccagctacagaccagatacaacaccctgactaaagagagagaccagctacagaccagatacaacaccCCGACTAAAGAGCGAGATGagctacagaccagatacaacaccctgactaaagagcgagaccagttacagaccagatacaacaccCCAACTAAAGAGAGAGATCagctacagaccagatacaacaccctgactaaagagagagaccagctacagaccagatacaacaccctgactaaagagagagaccagctacagaccagttacaacacccggactaaagagagagaccagctacagaccagatacaacaacctgactaaagagagagaccagctacagaccagatacaacaacctgactaaagagagagacccgctacagaccagatacaacaacctgactaaagagaaagaccagctacagaccagtagtaacaccctgactaaagagagagaccagttacagacAAGTTCtaacaccctgactaaagagaaagaccagctacagaccagttataacaccctgactagagagagagaccagctccagaccagttacaacaccctgactaaagagagagaccagctacagaccagttacaacaccctgactaaagagagagaccacttGAAGGAAGAGCTAAACAAACAAAGTGGTGGTAAGAATCTGGAAAATGACTGTTTTGTGGTACTCCAGATCTGCTAG